The Micromonospora sp. WMMD961 genome has a segment encoding these proteins:
- a CDS encoding response regulator transcription factor — translation MSQVLLIEDHQTVRDGLQLALTRQGHTVHAVETGEQGLERLRTRASDVVVLDLMLPGMDGFEVCRRIRQLGDLPIIMLTARNDDMDVVAGLEAGADDYVVKPVQARVLEARIRAVLRRSGGESRRAGGERPGLEQHGALTIDRAALVVSKDGVPVGLAPTELRLLLELSHTPGQVLSRQQLLEAVWEHGYLGDSRLVDACVQRLRAKIEVDSSAPVFIQTVRGFGYRFGPL, via the coding sequence ATGTCCCAGGTCCTGCTGATCGAAGACCACCAGACGGTGCGCGACGGGCTTCAGCTGGCGCTCACCCGACAGGGCCACACGGTGCACGCCGTGGAGACCGGGGAGCAGGGGTTGGAACGGCTGCGCACGCGCGCCTCCGACGTCGTGGTTCTCGACCTGATGCTGCCCGGGATGGACGGGTTCGAGGTCTGCCGCCGGATCCGGCAACTCGGCGACCTGCCGATCATCATGCTCACCGCCCGCAACGACGACATGGACGTGGTGGCGGGGCTGGAGGCCGGCGCCGACGACTACGTGGTCAAGCCCGTGCAGGCCCGGGTGCTCGAGGCGCGGATCCGCGCGGTGCTCCGACGGTCCGGTGGCGAGTCGCGGAGGGCCGGCGGCGAGCGGCCCGGGCTGGAGCAGCACGGCGCGCTGACCATCGACCGGGCCGCGCTGGTGGTCAGCAAGGACGGCGTGCCGGTCGGCCTCGCCCCGACCGAGCTGCGTCTGCTGCTCGAACTCTCGCACACACCGGGCCAGGTGCTCAGCCGCCAGCAACTGCTGGAGGCCGTGTGGGAACACGGGTACCTCGGTGACTCGCGGCTCGTGGACGCGTGCGTCCAACGGCTGCGGGCCAAGATCGAGGTCGACTCGTCAGCGCCGGTCTTCATCCAGACGGTGCGTGGTTTCGGATACCGCTTCGGGCCGCTGTGA
- a CDS encoding phosphatase PAP2 family protein produces MTIGSSYPVGRSTPGPPPARPLPTARVAVPLGLRLLVAALCCLVALALTAAVFVRTYPGQWLDGLLLPRAERGGGYEQETALVGPAKTVLATFGNPTLLAALLGAVLLVGVLRRRLVAGVVGVGLVVGTVLTAGAVKSALPRPDLQLESSTTHNSFPSGHVAAATALLLAFMLVLPGWARRWGAVPGAAGVSVIASATMIAGWHRFSDVLGGVLLGVALFCLAAAALAGPRGDREAGRGPDGGSLWRGLAEVAVGLVALVWAVVVVVPGLAASVQRGALVAIVVAGGSTMLLVGSVVFLVRSADFVVPRRARRGGRRSSTDFQKIS; encoded by the coding sequence ATGACCATCGGATCGTCGTACCCGGTGGGGCGGTCGACGCCCGGCCCGCCGCCGGCGCGACCCCTGCCAACCGCCCGCGTGGCCGTGCCACTGGGTCTCCGGCTGCTCGTGGCGGCGCTGTGTTGTCTGGTCGCGTTGGCGCTCACCGCCGCCGTCTTCGTCCGGACGTACCCCGGTCAGTGGCTGGACGGCCTGCTCCTGCCGCGCGCCGAGCGGGGTGGGGGGTACGAGCAGGAGACCGCCCTGGTCGGTCCGGCCAAGACCGTGTTGGCCACCTTCGGCAACCCGACACTGCTCGCCGCGCTGCTCGGCGCGGTGCTGCTGGTGGGTGTGCTCCGCCGGCGGCTGGTGGCGGGGGTCGTCGGTGTGGGCCTGGTGGTCGGCACGGTGCTGACGGCCGGCGCGGTGAAGTCGGCGCTGCCCCGTCCGGATCTGCAGCTCGAAAGTTCGACCACCCACAACAGCTTCCCCAGCGGCCATGTCGCCGCCGCGACGGCGCTGTTGCTGGCGTTCATGCTGGTCCTGCCCGGGTGGGCGCGGCGCTGGGGGGCGGTGCCCGGCGCCGCCGGTGTCTCGGTGATCGCCTCGGCCACGATGATCGCGGGCTGGCACCGGTTCAGTGACGTGCTGGGCGGCGTACTGCTGGGGGTGGCGTTGTTCTGCCTGGCCGCGGCCGCGTTGGCGGGCCCGCGGGGTGACCGGGAGGCGGGGCGCGGGCCGGACGGCGGGAGCCTGTGGCGCGGGTTGGCCGAGGTGGCGGTGGGCCTGGTCGCGTTGGTCTGGGCAGTTGTGGTCGTGGTGCCCGGTCTGGCGGCGTCGGTGCAGCGCGGGGCGCTCGTCGCCATCGTGGTGGCCGGCGGGTCGACGATGTTGCTGGTGGGTTCGGTGGTGTTCCTGGTGCGTTCGGCGGACTTCGTGGTCCCACGGCGAGCCCGCCGTGGTGGGCGTCGATCGTCGACCGATTTCCAGAAGATCTCATGA
- a CDS encoding winged helix-turn-helix domain-containing protein, giving the protein MQGIPVASLVIGIASSPAERRHLARLLGGSDAFLIVSTVDQAREFLGVVDTPPAATVPDRPVLAEARQPETAPATAPQAATVLATAARTSTVRAEVTPSPQSPPPDLAVDSDRRVLRWRDQEIDLTRLEHDVLLCLAHAPGQIWTYERLHLEVWGNRHLGRGSDMHSVVRRVRGKLARLNAATTIHSVRGVGFRLAPV; this is encoded by the coding sequence ATGCAGGGAATTCCAGTCGCCAGCCTGGTCATCGGCATCGCGTCCTCGCCGGCCGAACGCCGACATCTGGCCCGGCTGCTCGGTGGCAGTGACGCCTTTCTGATCGTCTCGACAGTCGACCAGGCCCGAGAGTTCCTCGGCGTGGTCGACACGCCTCCAGCGGCGACCGTGCCGGACAGGCCCGTGCTCGCCGAGGCCCGGCAACCCGAAACCGCGCCCGCCACGGCCCCGCAGGCCGCAACCGTGCTCGCCACGGCCGCGCGGACGAGCACCGTGCGCGCCGAGGTGACACCGAGCCCGCAGTCGCCGCCACCGGACCTGGCGGTCGACTCCGACCGCCGGGTGCTGCGGTGGCGCGACCAGGAGATCGACCTGACCCGGTTGGAACACGACGTCCTGCTCTGCCTGGCGCACGCGCCCGGGCAGATCTGGACCTACGAGCGTCTGCACCTCGAGGTCTGGGGCAACCGCCACCTCGGCCGGGGCTCCGACATGCATTCGGTGGTCCGCCGGGTGCGCGGCAAGCTCGCGAGACTCAACGCCGCGACGACCATCCACTCGGTACGCGGGGTCGGCTTTCGGCTCGCTCCGGTCTGA
- a CDS encoding S8 family serine peptidase has protein sequence MSAGAAAILAATCLATIGSAAQAAPGGGMQAGAPTGDKIRPELAKQLQAKSEGDFWIRFKDRADLGKASAIKDWSKRGTAVADALRKTAAASQGKIRAELDSSGTRYQTFWATNAIKVNSGSLAMAQKFAGHSEVEGLYAPVAYKVPETTKGADEKTVNALEWGIANINADDVWSQYGVKGEGITIANIDTGVQFNHPALVNSYRGNNGDGTFDHNYNWFNAAAATGACATAPCDGDGHGTHTMGTMAGSDGANQIGVAPGVKWIAANGCCPSDAALIESGQWMLEPLDLNGQNADASKRPNIINNSWGTRDPSNEPFMEDVTDAWTASGIFGTWSNGNSGPACQTSGSPGSLASNYSTGAYDINNNVAGFSARGVGQNGEIKPNISAPGVNIRSSIPGSAYGTISGTSMAAPHLAGTIALLYSAAPSLIGDVDATRALLNGAAVDKADDQCGGTAADNNVYGEGLLDALALLNAAPTGDIGTLAGTVTDASTGAPIAGATVTLTGPAARELTTGADGTYSTRLPTGDYQVAVAAFGYSSTTKPATVAKGTTTTLDVALTPVPSVNVTGSVTDGSGHGWPLYAKVTVTGVSGVYDYTTPSNGRYSIKLPAGQTYTLTYESQYPGYQTVTKQVVVGAGNATANVAVPVDTDTCTTAPGYTFGSDGEYETFDATTTPAGWSVVDNAGSGQVWKFTDDGDRGNLTGGSGNFAMIDSDNYGAGTSQDTSLVSPVVDLTSVTAPVIRFNQDFNQLNDDTADVDLSTDGGATWTNVLRQETDVRGPKVTEIPIPQAAGKAQVQVRFHYYDASYEWWWEVDNVLIGSQVTCVPVDGGLVVGNVRDKNDGSYVNGATVTSKDRPTEKAVTVATPDDPGLADGFYWIYSSLTGEHDFTATAGNYVSQTKSVDVEADWATTANFQLAAGRLSVTPTQLSATLQMPNGKASRTFTVTNTGGAPVEVKFSERDNGFELLRADGSKVTRQQVLGSGGAPEQRLTVPTSFAAKASDKEAKAAAAAVGPQAEPWTNIANYPAVIMDNRVVNLDGKVYSIGGGNGSASTTKNYAYDPAAQTWTAIADLPGARNALTVGVLNGKIIASGGWGDAGPDSATWSYDPGANTWTELADNPAPRSAAGQGVVDGKLYAVGGCTTAGCTPMSNSVVRYDPATDTWETMANYPKSVAFASCGGIDGVLYCTGGNDGSASQKSGYAFDPGANTWTAIADAPADNWASSYAVASGKLLVVGGSQGGAISNAGFAYDPATDSWSNLPNANTARYRGGAACGFYKIGGSSGSFNAAAESEVLPGFEGCAESAADVSWMTIDKTAATLAPGAKVTVTVGLTANVDQPGTYSGSVGITENTPYSVAPVEVTMTANPPKSWGKLMGTVIGSSCQGATSPLAGAVVQVDSWAASYTFATDAEGKYAYWMDRRNNPLTMIVAKDGWKPQTRQTKINTTTPTVENFGLVPIKC, from the coding sequence GTGAGCGCCGGTGCGGCGGCGATCCTCGCCGCGACATGCTTGGCCACCATCGGCTCGGCCGCGCAGGCCGCGCCGGGCGGCGGGATGCAGGCGGGCGCCCCGACCGGCGACAAGATCCGACCCGAGCTCGCCAAGCAGCTCCAGGCCAAGAGTGAAGGGGACTTCTGGATCCGGTTCAAGGACCGGGCGGACCTCGGCAAGGCCAGCGCGATCAAGGACTGGTCGAAGCGCGGCACCGCGGTGGCGGACGCGCTGCGCAAGACCGCCGCCGCGAGCCAGGGCAAGATCCGGGCCGAACTCGACAGCTCGGGTACCAGGTACCAGACCTTCTGGGCCACCAACGCCATCAAGGTGAACAGCGGCTCGCTGGCGATGGCGCAGAAGTTCGCCGGGCACTCGGAGGTCGAGGGTCTCTACGCGCCGGTTGCCTACAAGGTGCCCGAGACCACCAAGGGCGCGGACGAGAAGACCGTGAACGCGCTCGAGTGGGGCATCGCCAACATCAACGCCGACGACGTCTGGTCCCAGTACGGCGTCAAGGGCGAGGGCATCACCATCGCCAACATCGACACCGGGGTCCAGTTCAACCACCCGGCGCTGGTCAACTCCTACCGTGGCAACAACGGCGACGGCACGTTCGACCACAACTACAACTGGTTCAACGCGGCCGCAGCCACCGGCGCCTGCGCGACCGCCCCTTGTGACGGCGACGGCCACGGTACGCACACGATGGGCACCATGGCCGGCTCCGACGGCGCGAACCAGATCGGTGTCGCTCCCGGGGTCAAGTGGATCGCGGCGAACGGTTGCTGCCCCAGTGACGCCGCTCTGATCGAATCCGGTCAGTGGATGCTCGAGCCGCTCGACCTCAACGGCCAGAACGCGGACGCGAGCAAGCGGCCGAACATCATCAACAACTCGTGGGGCACCCGGGACCCGTCCAACGAGCCGTTCATGGAGGACGTGACGGACGCCTGGACCGCGTCCGGCATCTTCGGCACCTGGTCCAACGGCAACAGCGGGCCGGCGTGCCAGACCAGTGGTTCGCCGGGCAGCCTCGCCAGCAACTACTCGACCGGCGCGTACGACATCAACAACAACGTCGCCGGCTTCTCCGCCCGGGGCGTCGGACAGAACGGCGAGATCAAGCCCAACATCTCGGCGCCGGGCGTGAACATCCGGTCGAGCATCCCGGGCAGCGCGTACGGCACCATCAGCGGCACCTCGATGGCCGCACCACACCTGGCGGGCACGATCGCGTTGCTGTACTCGGCGGCGCCATCGCTGATCGGTGACGTCGACGCCACCCGTGCGCTGCTCAACGGCGCGGCGGTCGACAAGGCCGACGACCAGTGTGGCGGCACCGCGGCCGACAACAACGTCTACGGCGAAGGCTTGCTGGACGCCCTCGCGTTGCTCAACGCGGCCCCGACCGGCGACATCGGCACCCTGGCCGGCACGGTCACCGACGCTTCCACCGGTGCCCCGATCGCCGGCGCGACAGTGACGCTCACCGGCCCGGCCGCGCGGGAGCTGACCACCGGCGCCGACGGCACGTACTCGACCCGACTGCCCACCGGTGACTACCAGGTCGCGGTGGCGGCCTTCGGCTACAGCAGCACCACGAAGCCGGCGACCGTCGCCAAGGGCACGACCACCACGCTCGACGTCGCGCTGACGCCGGTGCCCAGTGTCAACGTCACCGGATCGGTCACCGACGGCTCCGGCCACGGCTGGCCGTTGTACGCGAAGGTGACCGTCACCGGTGTGTCCGGCGTCTACGACTACACCACCCCGTCGAACGGTCGCTACAGCATCAAGCTGCCGGCCGGGCAGACCTACACCCTGACGTACGAGTCGCAGTACCCGGGCTACCAGACCGTCACCAAGCAGGTCGTGGTCGGCGCGGGTAACGCCACCGCCAACGTCGCCGTGCCGGTGGACACCGACACCTGCACCACCGCACCCGGGTACACGTTCGGCTCCGACGGTGAGTACGAGACGTTCGACGCCACGACCACCCCGGCCGGCTGGAGCGTCGTGGACAACGCGGGCAGCGGTCAGGTCTGGAAGTTCACCGACGACGGCGACCGGGGCAACCTGACCGGCGGCAGCGGCAACTTCGCGATGATCGACAGCGACAACTACGGCGCGGGCACCAGCCAGGACACCTCCCTGGTCAGCCCGGTGGTCGACCTGACCAGCGTCACCGCTCCGGTGATCCGGTTCAACCAGGACTTCAACCAACTCAACGACGACACCGCCGACGTCGACCTGAGCACCGACGGTGGCGCCACCTGGACCAACGTGCTCCGGCAGGAGACCGACGTCCGGGGACCGAAGGTGACCGAGATTCCGATCCCGCAGGCCGCCGGCAAGGCGCAGGTGCAGGTCCGGTTCCACTACTACGACGCCTCGTACGAGTGGTGGTGGGAGGTCGACAACGTCCTCATCGGCAGCCAGGTCACCTGCGTGCCGGTCGACGGAGGTCTGGTCGTCGGTAACGTCCGCGACAAGAACGACGGCAGCTACGTCAACGGCGCGACCGTCACCAGCAAGGACCGGCCCACCGAGAAGGCCGTCACCGTGGCGACCCCGGACGACCCGGGGCTGGCCGACGGCTTCTACTGGATCTACTCGTCGCTGACCGGCGAGCACGACTTCACGGCGACCGCCGGCAACTACGTCAGCCAGACCAAGTCGGTCGACGTCGAGGCCGACTGGGCGACCACCGCGAACTTCCAGCTCGCGGCCGGCCGACTGTCGGTGACGCCGACCCAGCTCAGCGCGACTCTCCAGATGCCCAACGGCAAGGCGAGCAGGACGTTCACGGTGACCAACACCGGCGGCGCACCGGTCGAGGTCAAGTTCAGCGAGCGGGACAACGGATTCGAACTCCTCCGGGCGGACGGGTCCAAGGTCACCCGGCAGCAGGTGCTCGGGAGCGGCGGCGCGCCGGAGCAGCGGCTCACCGTGCCGACGTCGTTCGCCGCCAAGGCGTCCGACAAGGAGGCCAAGGCCGCCGCCGCGGCGGTCGGCCCGCAGGCGGAGCCGTGGACCAACATCGCCAACTACCCGGCCGTGATCATGGACAACCGGGTGGTGAACCTGGACGGCAAGGTGTACTCGATCGGTGGCGGCAACGGTAGCGCCTCCACCACCAAGAACTACGCCTACGACCCGGCCGCCCAGACCTGGACGGCGATCGCGGACCTGCCGGGCGCGCGCAACGCTCTGACCGTGGGCGTCCTGAACGGGAAGATCATCGCCAGCGGTGGCTGGGGCGACGCGGGACCGGACTCCGCCACCTGGTCGTACGACCCGGGCGCCAACACCTGGACCGAGCTGGCCGACAACCCGGCACCCCGGTCCGCGGCCGGTCAGGGCGTCGTCGACGGCAAGCTGTACGCGGTAGGTGGCTGCACCACGGCCGGCTGCACGCCGATGTCGAACAGCGTCGTCCGGTACGACCCGGCCACCGACACCTGGGAGACGATGGCCAACTACCCGAAGTCGGTGGCCTTCGCCTCCTGCGGCGGGATCGACGGCGTCCTGTACTGCACCGGCGGCAACGACGGCTCCGCCTCGCAGAAGTCCGGCTACGCCTTCGACCCGGGTGCCAACACCTGGACCGCGATCGCCGACGCGCCGGCCGACAACTGGGCCAGCTCGTACGCCGTCGCCAGCGGCAAGCTGCTCGTCGTCGGTGGTTCGCAGGGTGGGGCCATCAGCAACGCCGGCTTCGCCTACGACCCGGCCACCGACTCGTGGTCCAACCTGCCGAACGCCAACACCGCCCGTTACCGGGGCGGCGCGGCATGCGGCTTCTACAAGATCGGCGGCTCGTCCGGCAGCTTCAACGCGGCAGCCGAGAGCGAGGTGCTCCCGGGCTTCGAGGGTTGTGCCGAGTCGGCGGCGGACGTCAGCTGGATGACCATCGACAAGACGGCCGCCACCCTCGCACCGGGTGCGAAGGTCACCGTCACCGTCGGCCTGACGGCGAACGTCGACCAGCCGGGCACCTACTCCGGCTCGGTCGGGATCACCGAGAACACGCCGTACTCGGTGGCGCCGGTCGAGGTGACCATGACCGCGAACCCCCCGAAGAGCTGGGGCAAGCTGATGGGCACGGTCATCGGCAGCAGCTGCCAGGGCGCCACCTCGCCGCTCGCCGGTGCGGTCGTCCAGGTCGACTCGTGGGCGGCGTCGTACACCTTCGCCACCGACGCCGAGGGTAAGTACGCCTACTGGATGGACCGCCGCAACAACCCGCTCACGATGATCGTCGCCAAGGACGGCTGGAAGCCGCAGACCCGCCAAACGAAGATCAACACCACGACTCCCACAGTGGAGAACTTCGGGTTGGTGCCGATCAAGTGCTGA
- a CDS encoding winged helix-turn-helix domain-containing protein yields the protein MAEDDDATSNREGPADEPFPLLIAVTSSPAERIRLAERLDGIAPLLLVADLDELRRLIATPQQMAAAASEPAPVTALVIDSARSSARCGEREVDLTRLEHDLLTCLITEPARVWSYAELHRSVWGDEGRERKADVQSLVKRLRRKLHDLGTGATIDVVRGVGLRLTDHQQARVERA from the coding sequence GTGGCCGAGGACGACGATGCGACGTCGAACAGGGAGGGTCCGGCCGACGAGCCGTTCCCGCTACTGATCGCGGTGACCTCGTCGCCGGCCGAGCGCATCCGGCTCGCGGAACGTCTCGACGGCATCGCACCGCTGCTGCTCGTGGCCGACCTCGACGAGCTACGCCGGCTGATCGCGACCCCGCAGCAGATGGCCGCCGCCGCGTCCGAGCCCGCGCCGGTCACCGCCCTGGTGATCGACTCGGCCCGATCCAGTGCCCGTTGCGGAGAACGCGAGGTCGACCTCACCCGCCTGGAACACGACCTGCTGACCTGCCTGATCACCGAGCCGGCCCGGGTCTGGAGCTACGCGGAGTTGCACCGGTCGGTCTGGGGTGACGAGGGACGCGAACGGAAGGCGGACGTGCAGTCGCTGGTGAAGCGGCTACGCCGCAAGCTGCACGACCTCGGCACCGGGGCCACCATCGACGTCGTCCGAGGCGTCGGGCTGCGGCTCACCGATCACCAGCAGGCCCGGGTCGAACGCGCCTGA
- a CDS encoding VOC family protein, translated as MAFPDPSTVSIGLKSAAHVGIAVSDLDRSVAFYQALLGAEPVVRDETMHGAGFAQSQGLPTTRLRYATFNLDNLGIDLIQFQDPVGEVAQVAANRPGSMHLCFHVDDVRSVFDRMRAAGFEFLGEPYTFAAGEVNPPEALGTEVAYFNDPDGTNLELIAPKGGFARNE; from the coding sequence ATGGCATTCCCTGACCCCTCGACCGTGTCCATCGGCCTCAAGTCGGCCGCGCACGTCGGGATCGCGGTGAGTGACCTCGACCGCTCGGTCGCGTTCTACCAGGCCCTGCTCGGCGCAGAACCGGTCGTCCGGGACGAGACCATGCACGGGGCCGGTTTCGCGCAGTCGCAGGGGCTGCCCACGACGAGACTGCGCTACGCCACGTTCAACCTCGACAACCTGGGGATCGACCTGATCCAGTTCCAGGACCCGGTAGGCGAGGTCGCCCAGGTGGCCGCGAACCGGCCCGGTTCGATGCACCTCTGCTTCCACGTGGACGACGTGCGCTCGGTCTTCGACCGGATGCGGGCCGCCGGGTTCGAGTTCCTCGGGGAGCCGTACACCTTCGCGGCCGGTGAGGTGAACCCGCCGGAGGCCCTCGGCACCGAGGTCGCGTACTTCAACGACCCGGACGGGACGAACCTCGAACTCATCGCGCCGAAGGGTGGTTTCGCCCGCAACGAGTGA
- a CDS encoding OFA family MFS transporter gives MLSVFDPRHTVAPPGYSRWLIPTAALAVHVCIGQVYATSVYKNSLIAHFDASQTAIGAIFSIAIVMLGSSAAVGGRWVERNGPRRAMFVSACFWAVGFLVGALGIATQQLWLLYLGYGVIGGIGLGIGYISPVSTLIKWFPDRPGLATGLAIMGFGGGALIAGPLARQLLSLYDSGYNPGNPAAVASGHALVALFVTFGIGYFVIMMFGPFNVRVPAPDWRPAGFDPASVAARPLVTTASVSASNAVRTRSFWLLWIVLFCNVTAGIGILEQASPMIQDFFRDNGTATTVSVSAAAGFVGVLSLFNMAGRFVWSTTSDLIGRKPIYMVYLGVGMVLYVLLAVAGHSATAVFVLIAAAIISFYGGGFATMPAYLRDLFGTFQVGAIHGRILTAWSAAGVAGPLIINGILDTQGKPGTLTAAAYRPALFTMVGILAIGFIANLLVRSVPERFHEPNRGPTSPVAKATVTEPVALGPGSQPPTPPRVGSQTGRLWLSWLLIAVLLGYGIVQTVITAAKLFTG, from the coding sequence ATGCTGTCGGTCTTCGATCCCCGGCACACGGTCGCTCCCCCGGGATACAGCCGCTGGCTCATCCCGACCGCCGCACTGGCCGTGCACGTCTGCATCGGCCAGGTCTACGCGACAAGCGTCTACAAGAACTCCCTCATCGCACACTTCGACGCCAGCCAGACGGCGATCGGGGCGATCTTCAGTATCGCCATCGTCATGCTGGGTTCGTCCGCGGCGGTGGGTGGCCGTTGGGTGGAGCGGAACGGGCCTCGCCGGGCGATGTTCGTCTCCGCCTGCTTCTGGGCGGTCGGGTTCCTGGTCGGCGCGCTCGGCATCGCTACCCAACAACTCTGGCTGCTCTACCTCGGGTACGGCGTCATCGGCGGCATCGGGCTCGGCATCGGCTACATCTCGCCCGTCTCCACACTGATCAAGTGGTTCCCGGACCGCCCCGGCCTCGCCACCGGCCTGGCCATCATGGGGTTCGGCGGCGGCGCCCTGATCGCCGGCCCGCTCGCGCGCCAGCTGCTCTCCCTCTACGACTCCGGCTACAACCCCGGCAACCCGGCTGCCGTCGCGTCGGGACATGCCCTCGTGGCGCTCTTCGTCACGTTCGGCATCGGCTATTTCGTGATCATGATGTTCGGCCCGTTCAACGTCCGGGTTCCGGCGCCGGACTGGCGGCCCGCCGGGTTCGACCCCGCGAGCGTCGCCGCCCGACCGCTGGTGACAACGGCGAGCGTGTCCGCGTCGAACGCCGTGCGTACCCGGTCGTTCTGGTTGCTGTGGATCGTGCTGTTCTGCAACGTCACCGCGGGCATCGGCATCCTGGAGCAGGCAAGCCCGATGATCCAGGACTTCTTCCGGGACAACGGGACCGCCACCACGGTCTCGGTGTCGGCGGCGGCCGGTTTCGTGGGAGTGCTGTCGCTGTTCAACATGGCTGGGCGGTTCGTCTGGTCCACGACGTCCGACCTCATCGGCCGCAAGCCCATCTACATGGTCTACCTCGGGGTCGGCATGGTGCTGTACGTGCTGCTCGCGGTGGCCGGCCACTCCGCGACCGCGGTCTTCGTGCTGATCGCCGCCGCGATCATCTCCTTCTACGGCGGTGGTTTCGCCACCATGCCCGCCTACCTGCGTGACCTGTTCGGCACGTTCCAGGTCGGGGCCATCCACGGCCGGATCCTGACCGCCTGGTCGGCCGCGGGTGTCGCCGGCCCGCTGATCATCAACGGGATCCTCGACACGCAGGGCAAGCCCGGCACGCTCACCGCGGCGGCGTACCGGCCCGCGCTGTTCACCATGGTCGGCATCCTCGCCATCGGGTTCATCGCGAACCTGCTGGTCCGTTCGGTGCCCGAACGGTTCCACGAGCCGAACCGAGGGCCGACCTCACCCGTGGCGAAGGCGACCGTCACCGAGCCGGTCGCGCTCGGACCCGGGAGCCAGCCACCCACACCGCCGCGCGTCGGTAGTCAGACCGGACGGCTCTGGTTGTCGTGGCTGCTGATCGCGGTACTCCTCGGGTACGGCATCGTCCAGACCGTCATCACCGCCGCGAAGCTGTTCACCGGCTGA
- the nrfD gene encoding NrfD/PsrC family molybdoenzyme membrane anchor subunit encodes MTRGGEQLTVPPADFASYYGRPVLKPPVWKYDIAGYLFTGGLAAGSALIGAGAQLTGRQGLRKVGRWTALGGVAASTYLLVHDLGRPARFHHMLRVGKVTSPMSVGTWILAAFGPLAGVAAVAELAPLLPQHGVLGLARRIAPPIGNVAGLAAAATAPALATYTGVLLADTAVPSWHDAYPSLPFVFAGSALAAASGVGLIAAPAAETAPLRRLALAAAAVEFGGGHQMERQGLTSEPYTQGRSGRLVRAGRALLALGTATALVSRRSRVLSAISGAALVASSVATRFGVFEAGRVSARDPKYTVVPQRERLAENRSTAQL; translated from the coding sequence ATGACCCGCGGCGGTGAGCAGCTCACGGTGCCGCCGGCCGACTTCGCCTCCTACTACGGCCGGCCGGTTCTGAAGCCGCCGGTGTGGAAGTACGACATCGCCGGCTACCTGTTCACCGGAGGCCTCGCCGCCGGAAGTGCGCTGATCGGCGCGGGCGCCCAACTGACCGGACGACAGGGGCTGCGCAAGGTCGGCCGTTGGACGGCCCTCGGCGGTGTCGCCGCCAGCACGTACCTGCTGGTCCACGACCTCGGCCGGCCAGCCCGGTTCCATCACATGCTCCGGGTGGGCAAGGTGACCTCGCCGATGTCGGTCGGCACCTGGATCCTTGCCGCGTTCGGCCCACTGGCCGGCGTGGCCGCGGTCGCCGAGCTCGCGCCACTGCTCCCGCAGCACGGTGTGCTCGGCCTCGCCCGTCGGATCGCGCCGCCCATCGGCAACGTCGCCGGCCTGGCCGCCGCGGCCACCGCGCCGGCGCTGGCGACGTACACCGGGGTGCTGCTCGCCGACACGGCCGTGCCGTCCTGGCACGACGCCTACCCGTCGCTGCCCTTCGTCTTCGCCGGCAGCGCGCTCGCCGCGGCGTCCGGGGTAGGACTGATCGCGGCACCGGCGGCGGAGACCGCCCCGCTGCGGCGACTCGCCCTGGCCGCCGCGGCCGTCGAGTTCGGCGGAGGGCACCAGATGGAGCGGCAGGGCCTCACCAGCGAGCCCTACACGCAGGGACGTAGCGGCCGGCTGGTCAGGGCGGGACGCGCCCTGCTCGCCCTGGGCACCGCCACCGCGCTGGTCAGCCGACGCAGCCGGGTCCTGTCGGCGATCTCCGGCGCCGCCCTGGTGGCGTCGTCGGTCGCCACCCGGTTCGGCGTCTTCGAGGCGGGCAGGGTGTCGGCACGCGACCCGAAGTACACGGTCGTGCCACAACGGGAGCGGCTCGCCGAGAACCGGTCGACCGCCCAGCTCTGA